The following coding sequences lie in one Mercenaria mercenaria strain notata chromosome 5, MADL_Memer_1, whole genome shotgun sequence genomic window:
- the LOC123558002 gene encoding steroid 17-alpha-hydroxylase/17,20 lyase-like isoform X3, protein MIQEFLLSGSIGVTCLVALVTGLVVYWLIQKWKYNFPPGPSGLPVLGNALQMDSKKLHEQALEWSKKYGPVITVRLGPIPFVFVNTIDTAMEVLVKKSTDFASRMATPTLDVFTYGGKDIVFGNYGPTWKIHRRLASKALRYYMQGDALEHRIHEAVKTAFDEIDTISGQFDPVEYINFIVVNIITGLCYGGKYEFKDKEVQYILETGDEFTEKLGAGTWEDIFPPLRHVYKTALFKDVEAITDQLMERFIRKKFKEAESTFSKENIRHFTDNLILARMEAEEEDGGEAAKGLDEDHLVQTLGDIFFAGIDTSRFTLRFALLHMVAFPDIQEKVQEEIDNAVGRDRLPGVGDRPNLGYTEAVLHESMRLSSVVPTGIAHVASRDTEVSGYRIPKGTNVVINHWGLHHDPNAWDDVDRFIPERYLDENGKLGPKPKSWLPFSAGTRVCLGEFVAKPELHLIFASLMQRYKWKMESGLCPDITPVGNTFQLATKPYKVIAEKRV, encoded by the exons ATGATTCAGGAATTCCTGTTGTCCGGCTCTATCGGCGTAACATGTCTTGTTGCTTTAGTTACTGGTCTTGTTGTTTACTGGTTGATACAGAAATGGAAGTACAATTTCCCACCCGGGCCTTCTGGGCTACCTGTCCTTGGCAACGCCTTAC AGATGGATTCAAAGAAGCTCCATGAACAGGCACTTGAGTGGTCAAAGAAGTATGGACCGGTGATCACTGTTAGACTAG GTCCCATACCGTTTGTGTTTGTCAACACAATAGATACAGCCATGGAGGTGCTGGTTAAAAAGTCGACAGATTTTGCTTCGAGAATGGCAACTCCCACCC ttgatGTGTTCACGTATGGCGGAAAAGATATAGTCTTTGGTAATTATGGTCCCACGTGGAAGATACATCGAAGACTTGCATCAAAGGCATTGCG ATATTACATGCAAGGAGACGCTCTAGAGCACAGAATACATGAGGCAGTGAAGACGGCCTTTGATGAAATTGACACAATTTCTGGACAGTTTGACCCAGtcgaatatataaattttattgtgGTCAACATTATTACTGGACTTTGTTACGGAGGAAA GTATGAATTTAAGGATAAGGAAGTACAGTATATTTTGGAGACTGGAGATGAATTCACTGAGAAGCTTGGAGCAGGAACATGGGAAGACATTTTTCCACCATTGAGACACGTATATAAGACAGCACTCTTCAAAGACGTGGAGGCAATTACTGATCAGCTGATGGAGCGCTTTATTAGAAAGAAATTCAAGGAAGCAGAATCTACATTTAGCAAAG aaaatattcgGCATTTCACAGATAACCTAATCCTTGCTAGAATGGAAGCGGAAGAGGAGGATGGAGGTGAAGCTGCCAAAGGTCTAGATGAAGATCACCTTGTCCAAACACTTGGTGATATATTCTTTG CTGGAATAGATACCTCAAGATTCACACTCAGATTTGCCCTGTTACACATGGTGGCATTCCCAGACATACAAGAAAAGGTTCAGGAAGAAATTGATAACGCGGTCG GTAGAGACAGATTACCGGGCGTTGGAGATCGACCAAATCTGGGTTACACAGAAGCTGTATTACACGAAAGCATGCGTCTATCAAGCGTTGTTCCAACAGGAATAGCTCATGTGGCGTCACGTGATACAGAAGTGT CTGGATACAGAATCCCTAAAGGAACGAATGTAGTCATCAATCACTGGGGATTACACCATGACCCTAACGCCTGGGATGATGTGGACAGATTCATCCCTGAAAGATATTTAGACGAGAATGGAAAGCTCGGACCCAAACCAAAGAGCTGGTTACCGTTTTCGGCCGGTACAAGAGTGTGTCTCGGTGAATTTGTAGCAAAACCTGAACTGCATTTGATTTTTGCGAGTTTGATGCAACGATACAAATGGAAAATGGAGTCTGGACTGTGTCCCGATATCACACCTGTCGGAAATACATTTCAACTGGCCACTAAACCGTACAAAGTCATTGCTGAAAAGAGAGTTTAA
- the LOC123558002 gene encoding steroid 17-alpha-hydroxylase/17,20 lyase-like isoform X2 produces the protein MDVNFTLRLREDLQYLHVKASTVDVRRKLLKYLPTRKLNRNIDTSMIQEFLLSGSIGVTCLVALVTGLVVYWLIQKWKYNFPPGPSGLPVLGNALQMDSKKLHEQALEWSKKYGPVITVRLVDVFTYGGKDIVFGNYGPTWKIHRRLASKALRYYMQGDALEHRIHEAVKTAFDEIDTISGQFDPVEYINFIVVNIITGLCYGGKYEFKDKEVQYILETGDEFTEKLGAGTWEDIFPPLRHVYKTALFKDVEAITDQLMERFIRKKFKEAESTFSKENIRHFTDNLILARMEAEEEDGGEAAKGLDEDHLVQTLGDIFFAGIDTSRFTLRFALLHMVAFPDIQEKVQEEIDNAVGRDRLPGVGDRPNLGYTEAVLHESMRLSSVVPTGIAHVASRDTEVSGYRIPKGTNVVINHWGLHHDPNAWDDVDRFIPERYLDENGKLGPKPKSWLPFSAGTRVCLGEFVAKPELHLIFASLMQRYKWKMESGLCPDITPVGNTFQLATKPYKVIAEKRV, from the exons atggatgtaaatttcactttgagATTGCGGGAAGATCTTCAGTATTtaca tgTCAAGGCTAGCACTGTTGACGTCCGCCGTAAGCTCTTGAAATACCTGCCAACGCGAAAACTCAACAGAAATATT GATACCAGCATGATTCAGGAATTCCTGTTGTCCGGCTCTATCGGCGTAACATGTCTTGTTGCTTTAGTTACTGGTCTTGTTGTTTACTGGTTGATACAGAAATGGAAGTACAATTTCCCACCCGGGCCTTCTGGGCTACCTGTCCTTGGCAACGCCTTAC AGATGGATTCAAAGAAGCTCCATGAACAGGCACTTGAGTGGTCAAAGAAGTATGGACCGGTGATCACTGTTAGACTAG ttgatGTGTTCACGTATGGCGGAAAAGATATAGTCTTTGGTAATTATGGTCCCACGTGGAAGATACATCGAAGACTTGCATCAAAGGCATTGCG ATATTACATGCAAGGAGACGCTCTAGAGCACAGAATACATGAGGCAGTGAAGACGGCCTTTGATGAAATTGACACAATTTCTGGACAGTTTGACCCAGtcgaatatataaattttattgtgGTCAACATTATTACTGGACTTTGTTACGGAGGAAA GTATGAATTTAAGGATAAGGAAGTACAGTATATTTTGGAGACTGGAGATGAATTCACTGAGAAGCTTGGAGCAGGAACATGGGAAGACATTTTTCCACCATTGAGACACGTATATAAGACAGCACTCTTCAAAGACGTGGAGGCAATTACTGATCAGCTGATGGAGCGCTTTATTAGAAAGAAATTCAAGGAAGCAGAATCTACATTTAGCAAAG aaaatattcgGCATTTCACAGATAACCTAATCCTTGCTAGAATGGAAGCGGAAGAGGAGGATGGAGGTGAAGCTGCCAAAGGTCTAGATGAAGATCACCTTGTCCAAACACTTGGTGATATATTCTTTG CTGGAATAGATACCTCAAGATTCACACTCAGATTTGCCCTGTTACACATGGTGGCATTCCCAGACATACAAGAAAAGGTTCAGGAAGAAATTGATAACGCGGTCG GTAGAGACAGATTACCGGGCGTTGGAGATCGACCAAATCTGGGTTACACAGAAGCTGTATTACACGAAAGCATGCGTCTATCAAGCGTTGTTCCAACAGGAATAGCTCATGTGGCGTCACGTGATACAGAAGTGT CTGGATACAGAATCCCTAAAGGAACGAATGTAGTCATCAATCACTGGGGATTACACCATGACCCTAACGCCTGGGATGATGTGGACAGATTCATCCCTGAAAGATATTTAGACGAGAATGGAAAGCTCGGACCCAAACCAAAGAGCTGGTTACCGTTTTCGGCCGGTACAAGAGTGTGTCTCGGTGAATTTGTAGCAAAACCTGAACTGCATTTGATTTTTGCGAGTTTGATGCAACGATACAAATGGAAAATGGAGTCTGGACTGTGTCCCGATATCACACCTGTCGGAAATACATTTCAACTGGCCACTAAACCGTACAAAGTCATTGCTGAAAAGAGAGTTTAA
- the LOC123558002 gene encoding steroid 17-alpha-hydroxylase/17,20 lyase-like isoform X1, protein MDVNFTLRLREDLQYLHVKASTVDVRRKLLKYLPTRKLNRNIDTSMIQEFLLSGSIGVTCLVALVTGLVVYWLIQKWKYNFPPGPSGLPVLGNALQMDSKKLHEQALEWSKKYGPVITVRLGPIPFVFVNTIDTAMEVLVKKSTDFASRMATPTLDVFTYGGKDIVFGNYGPTWKIHRRLASKALRYYMQGDALEHRIHEAVKTAFDEIDTISGQFDPVEYINFIVVNIITGLCYGGKYEFKDKEVQYILETGDEFTEKLGAGTWEDIFPPLRHVYKTALFKDVEAITDQLMERFIRKKFKEAESTFSKENIRHFTDNLILARMEAEEEDGGEAAKGLDEDHLVQTLGDIFFAGIDTSRFTLRFALLHMVAFPDIQEKVQEEIDNAVGRDRLPGVGDRPNLGYTEAVLHESMRLSSVVPTGIAHVASRDTEVSGYRIPKGTNVVINHWGLHHDPNAWDDVDRFIPERYLDENGKLGPKPKSWLPFSAGTRVCLGEFVAKPELHLIFASLMQRYKWKMESGLCPDITPVGNTFQLATKPYKVIAEKRV, encoded by the exons atggatgtaaatttcactttgagATTGCGGGAAGATCTTCAGTATTtaca tgTCAAGGCTAGCACTGTTGACGTCCGCCGTAAGCTCTTGAAATACCTGCCAACGCGAAAACTCAACAGAAATATT GATACCAGCATGATTCAGGAATTCCTGTTGTCCGGCTCTATCGGCGTAACATGTCTTGTTGCTTTAGTTACTGGTCTTGTTGTTTACTGGTTGATACAGAAATGGAAGTACAATTTCCCACCCGGGCCTTCTGGGCTACCTGTCCTTGGCAACGCCTTAC AGATGGATTCAAAGAAGCTCCATGAACAGGCACTTGAGTGGTCAAAGAAGTATGGACCGGTGATCACTGTTAGACTAG GTCCCATACCGTTTGTGTTTGTCAACACAATAGATACAGCCATGGAGGTGCTGGTTAAAAAGTCGACAGATTTTGCTTCGAGAATGGCAACTCCCACCC ttgatGTGTTCACGTATGGCGGAAAAGATATAGTCTTTGGTAATTATGGTCCCACGTGGAAGATACATCGAAGACTTGCATCAAAGGCATTGCG ATATTACATGCAAGGAGACGCTCTAGAGCACAGAATACATGAGGCAGTGAAGACGGCCTTTGATGAAATTGACACAATTTCTGGACAGTTTGACCCAGtcgaatatataaattttattgtgGTCAACATTATTACTGGACTTTGTTACGGAGGAAA GTATGAATTTAAGGATAAGGAAGTACAGTATATTTTGGAGACTGGAGATGAATTCACTGAGAAGCTTGGAGCAGGAACATGGGAAGACATTTTTCCACCATTGAGACACGTATATAAGACAGCACTCTTCAAAGACGTGGAGGCAATTACTGATCAGCTGATGGAGCGCTTTATTAGAAAGAAATTCAAGGAAGCAGAATCTACATTTAGCAAAG aaaatattcgGCATTTCACAGATAACCTAATCCTTGCTAGAATGGAAGCGGAAGAGGAGGATGGAGGTGAAGCTGCCAAAGGTCTAGATGAAGATCACCTTGTCCAAACACTTGGTGATATATTCTTTG CTGGAATAGATACCTCAAGATTCACACTCAGATTTGCCCTGTTACACATGGTGGCATTCCCAGACATACAAGAAAAGGTTCAGGAAGAAATTGATAACGCGGTCG GTAGAGACAGATTACCGGGCGTTGGAGATCGACCAAATCTGGGTTACACAGAAGCTGTATTACACGAAAGCATGCGTCTATCAAGCGTTGTTCCAACAGGAATAGCTCATGTGGCGTCACGTGATACAGAAGTGT CTGGATACAGAATCCCTAAAGGAACGAATGTAGTCATCAATCACTGGGGATTACACCATGACCCTAACGCCTGGGATGATGTGGACAGATTCATCCCTGAAAGATATTTAGACGAGAATGGAAAGCTCGGACCCAAACCAAAGAGCTGGTTACCGTTTTCGGCCGGTACAAGAGTGTGTCTCGGTGAATTTGTAGCAAAACCTGAACTGCATTTGATTTTTGCGAGTTTGATGCAACGATACAAATGGAAAATGGAGTCTGGACTGTGTCCCGATATCACACCTGTCGGAAATACATTTCAACTGGCCACTAAACCGTACAAAGTCATTGCTGAAAAGAGAGTTTAA